The DNA region TCCCGCACGACTATCTGACCTGGCAGTTGCGGGGCGGTGATCCGGACACCGAGCCGACCACCGATCGGGGTGACGCCTCGGGCACCGGGTACTGGTCCCCGGCGGCCGGCGCCTACCGGCCCGATCTGCTGGCCCTGGCCTTCCGCGGCCGCAGTCCGGCGCTGCCGCGGGTGCTCGCGCCCGCCGAGATCGCCGGGCACACGCCGGGAGGGCGGCTGGTGGCCGCGGGTACCGGCGACAATGCCGCGGCCGCGCTCGGTCTGGGCATCGGCGACGGTGATGTGGTGGTGTCGCTGGGCACCAGCGGCACCGTCTTCACCCGCGCCACGCACCCCAGCGCCGATCCCTCGGGCGCGGTCAACGGCTTCGCCGACGCCACCGGCGCGTTCCTGCCGCTGGTCTGCACGCTCAATGCCGCCCGGGTGCTGGACGCGACCGCGGTGCTGCTCGGCACCGACGTGTCGGGTCTGGAAGTGCTGGCCGCCCAATCCCCCGCGGGCGCGGACGGTCTCACCCTGCTCCCCTATCTCGCCGGGGAGCGCACCCCGAATCTTCCGCACGCCACCGGCAGCCTGCACGGCCTGCGGGCGCACACCATGCGGCCGCATCACCTGGCCCGGGCCGCCATCGAGGGGATGCTCTGCAATATCGCCGAGGCGCTGGACCGGCTGCCCACGGTGCCGCATCGAATCCTGCTGATCGGCGGCGCATCCCGCTCCCGCCTCATCGCGCACGCCGCGGCCACCATCTTCGGCCGCACCGTGACGGTGCCCAACCCGAGCGAGTACGTCGCGCTGGGAGCTGCCCGGCAGGCGGCCTGGGCGCTGCGCGGGGGTCCGCGCCCACCCCGCTGGCCCACGCCGGCCGGCACCGAATTCCATACGCTGGCAGCGGGAGTCGGCGCGGCCGTTCGCCAGCGCTATGCCGAGATCAGAGACACGTATTACCCGTAGACGACAGGCGGATCCGACAGATAGTCATCCCACGTCTTGTTCCGCGTGATGTAGTTCCGGATGGCGTCGCGGGCGATCTCCTGTTTGGATCGCCCTTCCATCGCCGCCTGCGCACCCAGCGCAGCTTCTTCGTCCTCGCTGAGCCGCAAAGTCCATGCCACCGCGAATTCATACCACCCCGGGGTCACCCTGTCTGCCGAACGACCGTCCAGTTGGTAACTGTCACACGAACACGTGGTGACCGACCCCGGGATCGGGCGCCAGGGTTACGCTCACGCCGAGCGAAACCATGGCTCGCACCGGTAGCCCGGTCGTAGCTTCACCCGGTATGACGACGGCCCCCGAAGATCTCACCGCCACCTGGAGTTTCGAGACCAAGCAGATCCACGCCGGGCAGCAGCCCGACGCCGCGACCGGCGCCCGCGCGCTGCCGATCTACCAGACCACCTCCTACGCCTTCCGCGACACCGAGCACGCCGCGGCGCTGTTCGGGCTAACCGAGCCGGGCAACATCTACACGCGCATCATGAATCCCACCCAGGACGCGGTGGAGCAGCGGATCGCCGCGCTGGAGGGCGGGGTGGCGGCGCTGCTGCTGGCCTCGGGTCAGGCGGCGGAGACCTTCGCGATCCTGAACCTCGCGGGCGCGGGCGATCACGTCGTGTCCAGCCCGCGGCTGTACGGCGGCACCTACAACCTGTTCCGGTACACGCTGCCGAAGCTGGGTATCGAGGTGAGCTTCGTCGAGGATCCCGACGATCTCGAGCAGTGGCGGGACGCGATCCGGCCGAACACCAAGGCCTTCTACGGGGAGACGGTGTCGAACCCGCAGAACCATATTCTCGACATTCCCGGCATCGCCGAGGTCGCGCACGGGTCCGGGATTCCGCTCATCGTCGACAACACCGTCGCCACCCCGTATCTGATCCAGCCGTTCGCGCACGGCGCGGACATCGTCGTGCATTCGGCGACCAAGTACCTGGGCGGGCACGGGGCGGCGGTCGCGGGCGTGATCGTCGACGGCGGCACCTTCGACTGGCGCAGTGGACGTTTCGCGGGCTTCACCGAGCCCGACCCCAGCTACCACGGTGTGGTGTACGCCGACCTGGGCGCGCCCGCCTACGCGCTCAAGGCGCGGGTGCAGCTGCTGCGTGACCTGGGTTCGGCGA from Nocardia tengchongensis includes:
- a CDS encoding bifunctional o-acetylhomoserine/o-acetylserine sulfhydrylase; translation: MTTAPEDLTATWSFETKQIHAGQQPDAATGARALPIYQTTSYAFRDTEHAAALFGLTEPGNIYTRIMNPTQDAVEQRIAALEGGVAALLLASGQAAETFAILNLAGAGDHVVSSPRLYGGTYNLFRYTLPKLGIEVSFVEDPDDLEQWRDAIRPNTKAFYGETVSNPQNHILDIPGIAEVAHGSGIPLIVDNTVATPYLIQPFAHGADIVVHSATKYLGGHGAAVAGVIVDGGTFDWRSGRFAGFTEPDPSYHGVVYADLGAPAYALKARVQLLRDLGSAISPFNAFLISQGLETLSLRLERHVANAAAVAEFLAERPEVTAVSYAGLPSSPWYERGKQLAPKGVGAIIGFELAGGVDAGKRFVDALTLHSHVANIGDVRSLVIHPASTTHSQLTPEQQLAAGVTPGLIRLAVGIEGIDDILADLRAGFAATA
- a CDS encoding ribbon-helix-helix domain-containing protein, with protein sequence MAWTLRLSEDEEAALGAQAAMEGRSKQEIARDAIRNYITRNKTWDDYLSDPPVVYG
- the xylB gene encoding xylulokinase is translated as MTVVAGVDSSTQSCKIVVCDADTGTVLRQRQIPHHEGTEVPPGMWWEALRAACDRMMRDVEAIAVAGQQHGMVALDAAGQPVRDALLWNDTRSAEAAGQLVGELGGPQAWADAVGSVPLAAHTVAKLRWFADHEPELADKTVRVLLPHDYLTWQLRGGDPDTEPTTDRGDASGTGYWSPAAGAYRPDLLALAFRGRSPALPRVLAPAEIAGHTPGGRLVAAGTGDNAAAALGLGIGDGDVVVSLGTSGTVFTRATHPSADPSGAVNGFADATGAFLPLVCTLNAARVLDATAVLLGTDVSGLEVLAAQSPAGADGLTLLPYLAGERTPNLPHATGSLHGLRAHTMRPHHLARAAIEGMLCNIAEALDRLPTVPHRILLIGGASRSRLIAHAAATIFGRTVTVPNPSEYVALGAARQAAWALRGGPRPPRWPTPAGTEFHTLAAGVGAAVRQRYAEIRDTYYP